One genomic region from Proteus vulgaris encodes:
- a CDS encoding ATP-dependent nuclease, whose product MYLERVEIVGFRGLNRLSLPLDMNTVLVGENAWGKSSLLDALTLSLGIETYQYAFTPDDFHRLPNEPEENGKKSLQIILTFTESRPGRHRSYRFHKIAPVWVENGDDLKHIYYRISAELDEQKNVKTFRYFLDKEGKQIRLPNGQTQEIIAEIVRLYPVLRLQDARFVRDLASDVIDSHNNPHREAFNNKMSELTKALVKNPDELSDDDLREGLDAMQQLLGHYFADHGSLLFKSRSRHRKVNEPHVRGWHALENINKVLAKPNQRSIRLIILGMFSSILQSRGSVALDPYARPIVIVENPETRLHPIMLSVAWGLLNLFSLQRITTTNSGELLSLAPLESVCRLVRDTDKVAAYRVGDQQLHSDEERRISFHIRYNRPSALFARCWLLVEGETEIWLMNELARQCNYFFEAEGIKVIEFAQCGLKPLLKYATYMGIEWHTLVDGDEAGKKYAATVKDFASKSNDAERDRLTKLPALDMEHFLYKEGFRNVYHDVAGVPDNEKWPTRRVIIKAIQRSSKPDLALTVANNAAQRGVDSIPSILKSMFSRVAWLARGKAN is encoded by the coding sequence ATGTATTTAGAAAGAGTGGAAATAGTTGGATTCCGTGGACTTAATCGTCTCTCATTACCTCTTGATATGAATACAGTCTTAGTAGGTGAAAATGCGTGGGGTAAAAGCTCATTACTTGATGCGTTAACACTCAGTTTGGGTATTGAAACCTACCAATATGCATTTACACCTGATGATTTCCATCGTTTGCCGAATGAGCCGGAAGAAAATGGCAAAAAAAGCCTACAAATTATTTTAACGTTTACCGAATCTCGTCCCGGACGTCATCGATCTTACCGTTTCCATAAAATAGCGCCTGTGTGGGTTGAAAATGGTGATGATCTTAAACATATTTATTACCGAATTAGCGCTGAATTAGATGAGCAGAAAAATGTAAAAACATTCCGCTATTTTCTTGATAAAGAAGGAAAGCAAATTCGCTTACCTAATGGACAAACTCAAGAAATTATTGCAGAGATTGTTAGGCTTTATCCGGTTCTTCGCTTACAAGATGCGCGTTTTGTTCGTGATCTTGCCTCTGACGTTATCGATTCTCATAATAATCCTCATCGAGAAGCGTTTAATAATAAAATGAGTGAGTTAACCAAAGCGTTAGTTAAAAATCCTGACGAGTTGTCAGATGATGATTTACGTGAAGGTCTTGATGCAATGCAACAACTGCTAGGGCACTATTTTGCCGATCACGGTTCGTTGCTGTTTAAATCTCGCTCTCGTCATCGAAAAGTCAATGAGCCTCATGTACGTGGCTGGCATGCCTTAGAAAATATTAATAAAGTGTTGGCAAAACCTAATCAGAGAAGTATTCGATTAATTATCTTGGGAATGTTTTCTTCTATCTTGCAGTCTCGTGGTAGTGTCGCGCTTGATCCTTATGCAAGACCTATCGTGATTGTTGAAAACCCAGAAACACGTTTGCATCCTATTATGCTTTCGGTGGCTTGGGGATTACTTAATCTTTTCTCATTACAACGGATCACAACCACAAACTCGGGAGAGTTACTGTCACTTGCTCCATTAGAGAGTGTTTGCCGTTTAGTGCGTGATACCGATAAAGTTGCTGCTTACCGCGTTGGGGATCAGCAACTGCATTCTGATGAAGAGCGACGTATCTCTTTTCATATTCGTTATAACCGACCCTCTGCACTTTTTGCTCGTTGCTGGTTATTGGTTGAAGGTGAAACGGAAATTTGGCTAATGAACGAGTTGGCAAGGCAATGTAATTATTTCTTTGAAGCTGAAGGAATAAAAGTCATTGAGTTTGCTCAATGTGGACTTAAGCCATTATTAAAGTACGCAACCTATATGGGCATAGAATGGCATACCTTAGTGGATGGTGATGAAGCGGGTAAGAAATATGCCGCTACCGTTAAGGATTTTGCATCAAAAAGTAATGATGCAGAGCGTGATAGATTAACAAAGCTTCCAGCCTTAGATATGGAACATTTTTTATATAAAGAAGGCTTTCGCAATGTATATCATGATGTTGCAGGTGTGCCAGATAATGAAAAATGGCCAACTCGACGCGTGATCATTAAAGCTATTCAACGTTCATCCAAGCCTGATCTAGCACTAACGGTGGCTAACAATGCGGCTCAACGAGGAGTAGACTCTATCCCTTCCATACTGAAAAGTATGTTTTCTCGTGTGGCATGGCTTGCAAGAGGTAAAGCGAATTAA